The Nitrospira lenta region GACTGTTCTAGTCGGTCATCGCTCAGGTCCCTTCTGACCCTCTGCGTACGCTCCTCTGATCCTGTTATACTGACCTCATTCGAGATTGCTCACTCCTCTCAAAGGCGGTCACGCGATGAGCGCTCCCACGTGGGATGATTTTGCTGAGCTCGCGCTGAAGCGCATCACGTCATCCGGCGCCGACTACGGCGACATCCGCATCGTGCACAGCACCGCTCAGACGATCAGAGGCGAAGACCGGCGGATCGCATCAATTCGGGATACGGACGATGTCGGTTTCGGAGTGCGGGTGCTCTATCACGGAGGATGGGGCTTCGCGGCCAGTTCGATCCTTTCCCTTGAAGAGGTTCCGCGAGTCGCCGAGCTGGCGATCGAGATTGCCAAAGGATCCGCCTCGGTCGCCATCGACAAGGTTCGGTTGGCAGCAGAGCCGGTCCATCGCGATCGTGTTGTGACGCCGGTTCGGATCGATCCGTTCACCGTTCCGCTCCAGCACAAGACCGAGCTCCTTCTTGCCACGATGGAATCGCTTCAGGCGCAATCCGGGGTCGTCCGCAGCACGGCCGAGCTGTGGGCGCGGCGAGACCGCAAGCTGTTTGCGTCCACGGAGGGGACGCGGCTTGAGTTTGATCTCCTCGCATCGAGCGGAGAGTGTGCGGCGACGGCGCTCCACGACGGGCGATTCGCCAGTCGATCGTTCAATACGCCGCAGTTGCGGCGCGGGTATGAACTCATCGAGGAGGCCGGCTTTTTGACGCAGGCGCCACGCGTGGCGCGCGAGGCGGTCGAAAAGGTGCGCGCGCCCGCCGTAGATGCGGGGGCCTACGATCTCGTGCTGGACCCGGAACATCTCTCCCTCACGATGCACGAGTCGTGCGGCCATCCCACCGAGCTGGATCGGGCGCTCGGGTATGAAGCGAACTATGCCGGGACCAGCTTTCTGACGACGGATAAGCTGGGCAGGTTTCGGTACGGATCTCCGCACGTCACGCTGGCGGCGGACAATACCGAGCCGGAAACGTTGGCGGCCACCGGGTACGATGATGACGGCGTGGCTTGCCAGAAATGGGACATTGTGCGCGACGGGCTCTTCGTGGGGTACTGCACGAATAGAGAGGTCGCGCCGAAAATTGGCGACGCGCGCTCGCGCGGGTCGAATCGCGCCGATAGCTGGGGGACGGTCCCGATCGTGCGCATCGCCAATATCGGACTGGAGCCGGGCCGGGCGACCCTCGATCAACTCCTGGCGGATGTGCAGCGCGGGATTTATATCGAAGGCCACGGCTCCTATAGCATCGATCAGCGGCGCTACAATTTTCAGTTCGGCGGAGATGCATTCTGGCTGATCGAAAACGGACGGCGGACCCACATGCTGCGCGACGTGATCTATCACGGCATCACGCCGGAATTTTGGAACAGTTGCGACGGAGTGGCCGACCGGTCGCATCGTCAACGGTATGGCTTCATCACCTGCGGCAAGGGCCAGCCAGGCCAGTCCGGCTGGATGACGCACGCCGCATCGCATGCGCGTTTCCGCAACATTCAGGTCATTCGAGGTGAGGGACGATCATGACCGTCACCGGCGCCAAGCCTTGGCCGAAGATGACCACCCGCGAGGAGTTTCAGTTTATCGCCGAGCAGGTCCTCAACTGTTCGACGGCGGACCATGCGCTGGTGGCCTTGCATGATCAGGATAGCGGGACGACGCGATTCGCCAACAACCAGGTGACTCAGAACGTCAACACGCGACGGGGAGGCGTGACGGTCACGGTGGCATTCGGCGCCAGGCAGGGCACGGCCACGACGACGGATTTCACCGCCGGGTCGCTGCGCGGGACCGTCAAACGGGCCGAGACGATCGCACGGGTCTCTCCCGAAGACCCGGAGTATCTGCCGCCTGCCGGACCGCAAGCCTACAATTCTTGTCCGACGGTGCGTAGTGAGACCGTAAAAGCCGGTCCGTCAGTTCGTTTGGAATATGCCAACGAAGCGATCGGCCAATGCCGTATGGAAAATATGTCGGCTGCGGGCATTGTCTCATCAGCCCGCGCATCGGTCGGCGTCGCGGCGGACACCGGGCTCCTGGCGTTTGAAGAGCGTACGGAAGCGCGATTCAGCATTACCGTGCAAGCCGGCGACGCGACCGGGTGGGCCTCGGCGGCGCATCGTTCCATCGATCGGTTGAAAGTCCAGGAGCGCACGCTGTCGGCGATCCATAAGGCGACGGTGGGGGCTGAGCCGCAGGAACTGCCTCCCGGCCGCTATCGGGTTATTCTCGAACCGGCGGCGGTGGCTGGTTTGTGGTCGTGGATCATCTGGATGCTGGATGCCAAGTCGTATCTGAAAGGCACGAGTCCGTTTGCCGGCAGACTGAAGAAGCGGATCCTGGATAAACGGCTCTCGTTGGAGAATTGTCCGGGGCACGCCGATCTACTCGGGGTTGGCTTTACGGCTGAAGGGCTTCCGTCTACGGCATCGGCATGGATTCATCAAGGCGTCTTGCAGCAATTGGCCTATGATCGATTTGCCGCCCAGGCGCAGCAGATCATGCCAATTCCGACAATCGAGGCGCCGCGCCTTTCGATCGAGGGATCGTCGGCCAGTTCTTTGGCGCAACTCATCAAATCGACCGACCGGGCGATCCTCGTGACGAATTTCTGGTATCTGCGCACGGTGAATCCCACCGATCTGACATTGACCGGCATGACGCGGGATGGAACATTCCTGGTAGAGAAGGGGGAGATTGTCTCCGCGGTGAAAAATTTCCGGTTTCACGAGAGTCCTCTGCGGGCGTTCCAACAGGTCGAATCCTGGACGGCGCCGATGGAAGCGGTGACTTCTGAAACGGGAAAGATGCTCGTGCCCGCCGTGGTCCTGCCGGAGTTTCACTTCTCCAGCGTCACCAGATTTTAGGCCTCAGACGCTTTGATTGTGACGTGCGTGGGTACACCATGTTTGGAAAAATGATTGACTCACCCGCATGGTCGGAGTAGACAAGTACGTAGTGGCTCGGAGATATTGTCGGTTCCCGTTCGAGCCCGCACGATGTTCGAATCCCTCCAGTCAGATCGTCGCAACCTGCCTCCACGATGTTCTGCGGTCTGGGTGGTGAAGTTGATAGAGGAGGTTCCGTCATGTCCCGTCGATATAGCGACCAGCCCATTAACCTGATCGCGCGCATTCCTTCTCCCGAGCAGATGTCCGCGGCACGCCCGAAGCAGCGGTCTTTCATCCAACTGGTTATGGAGTCCGGAGCAACCTGCGCGCGCGGGATTGCCGATATGGTGGCGCAGTTTCACCGGCTGGGTCGGTCGATTAGTCCTCCGATGAATCGCCGGCAGGCCGAGAACGCCCCGCTCAATTCGACCGCCGAATCGGCGGCGTCACCGTCTCAGCCTGTTGCGGAGAAGGTCTATCTCTCCGACGATCGCCTGGCCAGATGGAACGCCCTTCTGGATGCGACGATTCCGCGCATTCAGTCCGATGAACAGGGTCGGGAGCCCATTCCTGCATCGGCCGCTCGTTCGGTGCCCCGTGTTGCTGAGTCACATCCTCTCGATGAAGTGGTCGCATTGCGCGTGGAGTTGTTGGCGCATCAGCAAGAGGTGGCCCGCCTGTCGGTACAGTTGCAAGAATTGAAATCGATGGTGGGCTCACAGCAGCAGGTCTTGATCTATTTGGGGCAAGAATTGGAAGCACAACAGCTGCCGATGGTCATGGCGGCGGCACAGGCCGCGCCGTCCGTGAAGAAAGCCCGGGTCATGCGGGCAAAATCCGGGGGGAAAGAGCTGTCTGCGTCACGGAAAGTATCTCGCGAGCCGTCTCTGAATTTGTAACAACATGGTGTGTATGAGGTGGATCCGTGCGTAGAGCGGTGATCGTAAGCGGACTGTTGTGTATGCTGACCGGCTGCCTTTCAACGGCGGGCACTCACGAAGAGTCCCTCGGGGTCGGTATTGTCCGGGGAACGTTGGGCGTTCAGTCCGAGGGGCAGGTACGGCTCGCGCAGCCGGCAGGTGCGTCTCTACAGGGGGCGGTGCTGTTGCTGGAAGGCGGTGCGTATGTCCTGAGCCTTTCGGATGGTTCGGAACGCCGTGTGGCGTTGGATGAAAATACCCGCATCGACCGGCCGGCTCATGTCGGCGACAGGGTCGAAGCGTTTTTGGATGACAGCGGACGTGCCGTTCTTATTCGCAACATTGACCACCGCACGGACTAGCCCTCAACCGCATGCAGCCGGATTCGTCCCTCGTTCTCGCCGCTCGGTGAGCCGACTGAGTCGTGCTGCCCGGTTCTGCCTCGCGCTTTTGCTGTCGGGGGGCGGCGCTGCTGAGGCGGCGGATTCCGTCCCGCTGTTCACCGATCTCGGAACGCTTCGCCACCCGATTACCACGACATCCGAACAGGCCCAGCACTATTTCGATCAGGGCTTGCGCTTGGTTTACGCGTTCAATCATGAAGAGGCGATTCGTTCGTTCGAAGCAGCAGCCCGCCTCGACCCGACCGCCGCGATGGCTTATTGGGGGATTGCACTGGCCTTGGGGCCGAATATCAATGCGCCGATGGCCAAGACCGATGAACGGCGGGCGGGGGAGGCGCTGCAAAAAGCCCGGGCACAGATCGGCCACTCCAGTCCCGCCGAGCAGCGGTACATTGAGGCGCTTGGAAAACGATACAGTGCAAAAGGCGGTTCTCGTGTCGCGCTCGATAAGGCCTATGCCGCGGCGATGCGGACCGTCTGGCAGCAATCGCCGAATGATCCGGATGCCGGGGTTCTCTTTGCCGAAGCGTTGATGGATCTGCGGCCGTGGGATTTCTGGGCGTCCGACGGACGTCCGCATCCTGGGACCGATGAGATGGTCTCGACGTTGGAAACGGTTCTCGCCGGACATCCCGATCATCCCGGGGCGTGCCACTACTATATCCATGTCGTCGAAGCGTCGCCGAAACCGGAGCGGGCGTTGGCCTGTGCCGAACGGTTGCCTGGCCTTATGCCGGGAGCGGGGCATCTGGTGCACATGCCGGCGCATATCTATCTCCGCCTCGGCAAATATCACGAGGCGGCGGAAGGCAACGCCCGCGCGGTCCATGTCGACAAAGAGTACCTGGCGGGCCGGCCGACGAATGGAGGCTATGCGGACGGCTACTTCGCGCATAATCTGCATTTTCTCTGGGCGTCGCTGATGATGGAAGGGCGCCAGTCCGAGGCGTTGAAGATTGCTCGAGAGTTGACGGGAACCATTACCGAAACCGAAGCGCGGAAGGAGAAGTGGAAAGAATTCTATCTTCCGGCGCCGTTGTTTTCGTTGATCCGTTTCGGCCGGTGGGAGGAGCTGCTGCGCGAGCCGGTTCCATCGAAGGGACTACGGGTGCACGAAGGTATGTGGCGGCTCGGGCGGGGACTGGCATCAGCGGCAGTGGGCAGGATTCCGGGGGCTGAAGGCGAGCATTTTGTGCTGGCTGGCCTGGCGAAGCAGTTCCGCCGGGACCGCAGCCTTGAGGACAAGACCGCGCGGACCATGTTAAAAATCGCCGAGCGGTTGCTGGCGGGAGACATTGCCGCGCGCCGCCAGAAGTATGAGGAGGCCATCAAGATTCTGCGTGAAGGGGTCGCACTGGAAGAGTCGCTGCCTTATGCGGAACCTCCCTATTGGCCGATTCCCGTGCGGCACTATCTGGGGGCGGCGTTGCTGACGGCCGGCCGTCCGTCAGAGGCCGAACAAGTCTATCGGGAGGATCTTCGGCGTCACCCGCAGAACGGGTGGAGTCTCTGGGGATTGACCCAGAGCCTGCGTGCTCAGCATAAGGGGAGCGATGCGGACAAGGTCGAGGGGCAGTTCAAATCGGCCTGGACTTATGCAGACGTCACTCTGACGGCCTCACGATTCTAGTCGGGCAGTTTGGAGTACGAGAGCGTGTGATTGAGGGACAAGTTCAAGTCGTCTGGATCCATTGGATCTTCCCCGATGTCCCCTTGACGGCCTCACGATTTGAGTCGGGTAGTTCGGAGTGGAAGAGCGTGAGGTTTATTGTAGGTGTATGATCGAGGAAGAGGTCAAGTCGGCCTGGATCTCTGCCGATGTCATACTGAGCGTATCACGAGTGTAATCGAGCCGTCCGGAGTGGAGGAGCGATGCGATTCATAGTGGGTGTGATGGGGCCGGCCAAGGCCAAGAAGAAAGATTTGGATAATGCGCGGGTGCTCGGTGAGTTTATCGCCCGGCGCGGCTGGGTGGTGCTCACCGGCGGTCGGGATGTCGGCGTGATGGACGCCGCCTGCGAAGGGGCCAAGCGAGTGGGAGGGAGTCTGACGGTTGGGATCATGCCCACGGCCAAAGACAAGGTGTCCCGTCACGTGGATGTGCCGATTATCACGGAAATGGGCAGCGGCCGGAACAATATCAATGTGCTCACCAGCGATGTCGTCGTGGCCTGTGGACTGGGCGGGTCGGGAACCGTGTCCGAGGTGGCGCTGGCAGTGAAGGCCGGGAAGCCGGTCATTCTTGTGGAGGCGTCTCCGGCCGATGTGGCTTTCTTTCGCAAGCTCGGCAAGCGGTTGGTGTCTGCCGCATCGTCACCGGAAGAGGCGATCGAACTCATCATGAAGCAGATGGGGGGTGGCAAACGCCGACCAAAACCAGAAGAACCGGTGGAGTACGACGATCTGGCGTTATGAGCATCGGTTAGGGAGTGAGAATGCCGGAGAGCTCGCCTTTTTCCATCAGCACCCCGCTATTTTCGAAGGGGAGCCGGCCATCTTTCAGATACAGCACGCCGCTGATCTCGTAACTCAGGGCCTGGACTTTTCGTAACCCGAGCACCTGTCGCACGACATCCAGGGTAGACGTCGTCGTTTCAATCGTCACCACGCTGTCGCTCAAACGCGGAACGGTGAACGCCTGGTTCCCGAGGCCGCGAGCCAACCGTTTTCCATTCAAATCCAATCGGATGTCCATGCCGGTCACCTGTAGCTCGTAGTCGTTCGGGTTCCGGATGCGGAGATCGATCTTGAGCCGCTGCTCAAACGGTGTGCTATCCAGAGGAGTGATATTGGCGACCAGCACATCCGGTATTTCTCCCTTCACAAACCAGGAGGCGCAACCGGACAGCGCAGCGAGGGTTGCCATACAGAGCAGAAGTTTCGAGAGAGACATGAGGAGATCATACCCGAAAATCCATCGGAAGCCGAGCGCCGTAGTACACTGTGAGAGTGTCGTGTCAGCCTCGACTGACCACAGAGGAGGGTCTTCGCAATGACAAGACGGAATTTCGGACAAGCCGTATTAGCAGGGGTGATCCTCGTCATAGGATTGAGCCTCAGTCTGATCCAGCCGGAGCGCTCGGCCGCGACCGCTCCGGCCAAGGCCTATTTTGCCGGCGGATGTTTCTGGTGCATGGAAGAAGCCTTTGAGAAAGTCGAGGGTGTGTCGGCGGCGGTCTCCGGCTATATGGATGGGACGATAGCCAATCCGACGTATGAGCAGGTATCCGCGGGCGGGACCGGGCACGCGGAGTCGGTCGAGGTGACCTACGATCCCGCCAAAGTGAGTTACGAAAAGCTCTTGGATGCGTTCTGGCGCAATGTGGATCCGCTGACCTCGAACGCGCAATTCTGTGACCATGGCAATCAGTATCGGGCCGCGATATTTCCCTCGACTCCCGAGGAGCAGAAATTGGCGGAGGCCTCGAGAAAACGCCTTGAAGAGTCGAAGAAATTTCACAGTCCGATCGTGACGCAGATTGTGGCCGCCACGACGTTTTACCCGGCCGAAGAGTATCACCAGGATTTCTATAAAAAGAACCCCGTGCGCTACAAGTTCTATAAATTCAATTGCGGCCGGACGCAGCGGTTGGAAGAAGTCTGGGGCAAGCCGTAGCGCGTGCTGGTGCGCAATGTTTGAGGTCGTTCACTTGCCAAAAAGTGGTCGTCTCTGTCCAAAGTGGGCAGCATTATCAGGGACACACCGCGTGCCAGCCGCAGTTCTGAGATACATCAGCAGGTTGTGAGGTCATTAGGACGGCACGGCTCTTGAGGAGATAGTCCGGTAACCCGGGTTCACCCCTGCTGAATGGGTCGACCAGGTTACTGCGTGACTATTTCAATTTCCATACAACGATGTCGCCTTTCCGCTGCCTGTCTCCGCAGCGCGGGTGTGCTGCTGTTGGCCGTCGTCATGGTCGGGGCAATCCCCGTTCCTACGAAGTCGGATTTCGATGGTCGTCCGCGATACGACACACAAGAAATCCGTCGGGCGATCGCATTCTATGCCAAGCGATATCGGCTAGATCCGGCGCTCTTGCATGCCGTTATTAAGACGGAGTCTGACTTTCGTCCCGACGCGGTCTCTCGGAAGGGGGCGGTCGGACTGATGCAATTGACTCCCGAGACCGCTGCGACCTTACGTGTGGGCAACCTCCACGACCCCATCCAGAATATCGGCGGTGGCGCGAAGCAGTTGCGTCATCTTCTCAATCTCTATGACGGGGATCTCTCGCTGACGCTGGCCGCCTACAATGCCGGAGTGCATCGGGTGAAAGGCGGCCGGATTCCACGCATCCGCGAAACTCGACACTATGTGCGTAAAGTACTCAAGTACTATGAACGGTATCGATCCAAGAGCCCCCAATTGCCGCCGCCGGATCACTCAGCCACGTCTCCTTCAGCGTCGCAGTCCGTTGCTTCGTAGAGGACCTCTCTGAAATCGGAGAAAGAGCGGTGCGGTGAGCGGCCGGCCGTCGAGCGCTATCGCGCTTTGATCACCAATGCACGCAGCCGCTCCCGTTGGGCCATGGTAATGTCGACGAACTCCAATCCGAACTCTTTGCAGTCGATCCAGCGGACGATGGCCTGATTGATGCGTAGCGGCCATGGATGGTCGGGCAGGAAAAGAGACAGTCTCACGATCATGCCGATCTCGAGTGGGATTGACGAACTTGCTCGGCAGCCACTGGCGGAAATATCCAGCAGCACGGCTTCACCCTCAAAATCGTCTTCGCCGAAGAAGAAGAGACGGCAGGAGAGCGGCAGCCGTCTTCCTCGTCGATCCTTGTGGTGATCGCTTGCCGAGTCCTGGCTCGCGGGCGGTTGTGGTCGTACTTCCATGGCCTTCATATCCTCTCAGATATTCCTCACGCCTAG contains the following coding sequences:
- a CDS encoding PilZ domain-containing protein; this encodes MEVRPQPPASQDSASDHHKDRRGRRLPLSCRLFFFGEDDFEGEAVLLDISASGCRASSSIPLEIGMIVRLSLFLPDHPWPLRINQAIVRWIDCKEFGLEFVDITMAQRERLRALVIKAR
- a CDS encoding tetratricopeptide repeat protein — translated: MPFLFATLTTARTSPQPHAAGFVPRSRRSVSRLSRAARFCLALLLSGGGAAEAADSVPLFTDLGTLRHPITTTSEQAQHYFDQGLRLVYAFNHEEAIRSFEAAARLDPTAAMAYWGIALALGPNINAPMAKTDERRAGEALQKARAQIGHSSPAEQRYIEALGKRYSAKGGSRVALDKAYAAAMRTVWQQSPNDPDAGVLFAEALMDLRPWDFWASDGRPHPGTDEMVSTLETVLAGHPDHPGACHYYIHVVEASPKPERALACAERLPGLMPGAGHLVHMPAHIYLRLGKYHEAAEGNARAVHVDKEYLAGRPTNGGYADGYFAHNLHFLWASLMMEGRQSEALKIARELTGTITETEARKEKWKEFYLPAPLFSLIRFGRWEELLREPVPSKGLRVHEGMWRLGRGLASAAVGRIPGAEGEHFVLAGLAKQFRRDRSLEDKTARTMLKIAERLLAGDIAARRQKYEEAIKILREGVALEESLPYAEPPYWPIPVRHYLGAALLTAGRPSEAEQVYREDLRRHPQNGWSLWGLTQSLRAQHKGSDADKVEGQFKSAWTYADVTLTASRF
- the msrA gene encoding peptide-methionine (S)-S-oxide reductase MsrA, with protein sequence MTRRNFGQAVLAGVILVIGLSLSLIQPERSAATAPAKAYFAGGCFWCMEEAFEKVEGVSAAVSGYMDGTIANPTYEQVSAGGTGHAESVEVTYDPAKVSYEKLLDAFWRNVDPLTSNAQFCDHGNQYRAAIFPSTPEEQKLAEASRKRLEESKKFHSPIVTQIVAATTFYPAEEYHQDFYKKNPVRYKFYKFNCGRTQRLEEVWGKP
- a CDS encoding TldD/PmbA family protein; the encoded protein is MTVTGAKPWPKMTTREEFQFIAEQVLNCSTADHALVALHDQDSGTTRFANNQVTQNVNTRRGGVTVTVAFGARQGTATTTDFTAGSLRGTVKRAETIARVSPEDPEYLPPAGPQAYNSCPTVRSETVKAGPSVRLEYANEAIGQCRMENMSAAGIVSSARASVGVAADTGLLAFEERTEARFSITVQAGDATGWASAAHRSIDRLKVQERTLSAIHKATVGAEPQELPPGRYRVILEPAAVAGLWSWIIWMLDAKSYLKGTSPFAGRLKKRILDKRLSLENCPGHADLLGVGFTAEGLPSTASAWIHQGVLQQLAYDRFAAQAQQIMPIPTIEAPRLSIEGSSASSLAQLIKSTDRAILVTNFWYLRTVNPTDLTLTGMTRDGTFLVEKGEIVSAVKNFRFHESPLRAFQQVESWTAPMEAVTSETGKMLVPAVVLPEFHFSSVTRF
- a CDS encoding TldD/PmbA family protein, producing MSAPTWDDFAELALKRITSSGADYGDIRIVHSTAQTIRGEDRRIASIRDTDDVGFGVRVLYHGGWGFAASSILSLEEVPRVAELAIEIAKGSASVAIDKVRLAAEPVHRDRVVTPVRIDPFTVPLQHKTELLLATMESLQAQSGVVRSTAELWARRDRKLFASTEGTRLEFDLLASSGECAATALHDGRFASRSFNTPQLRRGYELIEEAGFLTQAPRVAREAVEKVRAPAVDAGAYDLVLDPEHLSLTMHESCGHPTELDRALGYEANYAGTSFLTTDKLGRFRYGSPHVTLAADNTEPETLAATGYDDDGVACQKWDIVRDGLFVGYCTNREVAPKIGDARSRGSNRADSWGTVPIVRIANIGLEPGRATLDQLLADVQRGIYIEGHGSYSIDQRRYNFQFGGDAFWLIENGRRTHMLRDVIYHGITPEFWNSCDGVADRSHRQRYGFITCGKGQPGQSGWMTHAASHARFRNIQVIRGEGRS
- a CDS encoding lytic transglycosylase domain-containing protein, giving the protein MTISISIQRCRLSAACLRSAGVLLLAVVMVGAIPVPTKSDFDGRPRYDTQEIRRAIAFYAKRYRLDPALLHAVIKTESDFRPDAVSRKGAVGLMQLTPETAATLRVGNLHDPIQNIGGGAKQLRHLLNLYDGDLSLTLAAYNAGVHRVKGGRIPRIRETRHYVRKVLKYYERYRSKSPQLPPPDHSATSPSASQSVAS
- a CDS encoding LEA type 2 family protein, which translates into the protein MSLSKLLLCMATLAALSGCASWFVKGEIPDVLVANITPLDSTPFEQRLKIDLRIRNPNDYELQVTGMDIRLDLNGKRLARGLGNQAFTVPRLSDSVVTIETTTSTLDVVRQVLGLRKVQALSYEISGVLYLKDGRLPFENSGVLMEKGELSGILTP
- a CDS encoding LOG family protein, producing the protein MRFIVGVMGPAKAKKKDLDNARVLGEFIARRGWVVLTGGRDVGVMDAACEGAKRVGGSLTVGIMPTAKDKVSRHVDVPIITEMGSGRNNINVLTSDVVVACGLGGSGTVSEVALAVKAGKPVILVEASPADVAFFRKLGKRLVSAASSPEEAIELIMKQMGGGKRRPKPEEPVEYDDLAL